A region of the Brachyhypopomus gauderio isolate BG-103 chromosome 11, BGAUD_0.2, whole genome shotgun sequence genome:
TCATGTGGAGCAAAGCCATTTCTCAGCGGCCTTGCCTGGGCCAGTGGGTGGGGGCAATTTGGGTACATGGGCTAAAATCCCAATTCAAAGCTACGTACTGTCAATTTTGTTTAGACATAAGACATACCTGGCAGTGAAAGTGAACATGTCAAAAATTGCCCCATTGGGAGTAGGCTTAAAACCCGTCATTAAATAAAACTAAAGCTGGTGATCAGAAAGAGAGATCTGTTACTGAAATGTTACTGCTTAAAGAAGGATCACAATCTTTTTTATTGCACTTATAACATTGTGACAGCAATTACTAGACagcttaattttttattttttaagagTGAACATTACAACACAGGTTTCTCAAATTTACACCATAAAAAACATCAACAGTATCTTTGATCTAATGGCAACTGATATTTTAATTACCTATATTTAAACATTGCCACAACCAGTTCATATAAAATCAGTGATTCTGCCTCAAAGCAAGACTTTTCTAGATGTTGTATTTCCTCTGAGAAATTTGCACAAGGACACAGCAAGGTGAAAGCGACACACTGTGGATGTACACAGGTCGGAGCAATCTGGAGACATGACACCAAATGAATCCAGCAGGGGAAGAGATGTTCTACCGTGGCATGAACATCTAGTCCCAAGAAAACTAAGCAGCATGCCATcgtacaacaaaaaatgttaaaGGAGAAAAGAAGAGCAGAAGATACCAAAGATGCCCCCGATTACACCAAGGTACACACTGCTGTTGTCTTTCTGAGgctcatgtgcacacacacacacacacacaccccagtgtgGGAAATCTCACAGTGACTCTTATGggacaacaaacacacatggaTGACAACTTCCTGAATAAATTCTGCATTAACTGAATGCATCCTACTGAACTGAGCCCCCAGAAAAAAAATAGGTACATCATTATTATAAAGGGACAGAAATTACATCTGAAGGAAACACATGAAGGAAAGCAGCAATCTCTCTGAGATGATCCTACCCAATATTATGGAGGCTTAACTTTAAGTGGCCATTTTTGGGTTACTGATTTAAGGTAGTTAGGTAACGGACATGATTCAGTGTGACCTTTGGACAAATTCCATGGATAAACATGCCACAGGGACATGAATAATGACTAAATGTGAAACCTGCTAAAGGGTTATCGGACAATCAAGCAGTAGGACTTAAAAGCTCTTGAAAACAATAATCACAAACAACACTCTGTCGGTCGTCCAGCACGCATCTTATTTAGACCTAGTGCACCAATCAATCAAGTGCTAAAATGTCCTAGTTCAGATTGTAGGACCTAGTTCAGCTTTGACCAAAGACAACACATTTAGCAACACGCTTATTAGTGAAGTCTGTCTGATCTGCGGATGGATGTCAGGGGGAAGGAAACTTTCTTTGATGACCCAATCTACTCGTCTCATTTCATTTAGATTTTTAATACTTTTGGAACACATATTTCGTGTAAAGGTACAAACAGAAATGCAACACTTTAAAATAGAGCCTGCTCTTTAAAAGATCGTCTTCCGACGGATTCCAGGTGATAACGACACTAAAATTACTTAACAGACCTCTATTATGTATTCAAATGTTGGAATTTTCTGCTTAGAAATACAATAGCCTACTTTGTAAGAAAGAAGccaagtatttaaaaaaaactgcTTCACAATCAAAAAGAGTTGTGAAGTATTAAGTGATATGTGACTAAAGTTTAAAACGGTAAATCTGGAATTTAAAAAACTCCCGTATTTGATTTAAATCTAAGACGGATGCATTTTGCAGGGTAAACACGGGTCTTTACGTGCATAAACTAGCCTACCGCCGCGTGTGGAGAGTGTCTATAGTGAGCCAAGGCCAACACACGAGCAGGCTGGGGAAAGTCGCCCTATTGTATCGCCCCTCCGCCGCACTCCGCCACTCTCCTGCCCTCCCTCGGTTCTCCTGCCCCCCGACGCTCCCCTCAACTTCTACGTGCTAGCTAGGGAAAGCCGGCCCCACCAAAATCGGTCCGTAACTGCCTCTCCCTGCccgaggggggggggtaaaaaaAAGTGCCTGTCACCGCACGAGAAGGCCAGCTGGCTAGCGCTGACGAGCACGCGCAGCGCACAGGAAGTAGGAGAAAGGGGCAAAAACAATCACAAACCTTGCATCACCCGTTTGGAGGTTCGGTCCCTCAATGTGCCCGGGATTTGGGTAAAACGAGCAGCGGAAAAAAAAACGACCAATCAGATTGACTGACCGGGAAACGGCCAATCGCAGCAGGTCGCCGTTGGAAACGGGCCAATCGTATCATGGCTCGTGATGGAGGGCGGGTTCACTCGCACTAACACAGGAAAACGAAATCTGAGCACGCTGTGgggtggagtggaggagggagtggaggagggaaagagggagtggaggagggaaagagggagtggaggagggaaagagggagtggaggaggtgaACGACTGTGGGGGATGGTTCGAGGGGGACTATCATACGAATaagctgttttttttctggCCTAGTAAAGATTACTCATAAATGTTGGGACAGTGTTGGTAAAATTGATGGATTGTCCAGTGTAGCTAATGGGATGTTTTGAAAGCACATTATTTTACTATAGTTTACTTAATTCGGTATATTCGGTTGTTAGAAAGAAAACAGCATGTCTATTAAGTACATTGTTAACATGTCTGTTAATTAAGAAGTTGTTCACATCTGCGTTACTAATGCACAGACTGTTGAAAGATTCCTCTTTTGTCCTTCCTGAAAAGAACAGTGCTCTAAGCAGTCCGTCTATGATTAATATGCGACATTTACGAGAAACGTACACGGGGATATTTACACGTTCAAAATACCATAAATATGAAATACGTTTGCGTGAAAACACCATAACCTGAATTCCACTGCCAAAGTGTATTCAGTGACTAAAAATTGACAAATTATTGCCTGAATCTGTAGAAATTTATACTCAAATTATAAGGAAACATACTTTCACATGTGTGCCGTACAGTGGATTAGTTTATGTAACATCGGAATTGTTTTTAGAgtttaaatgaaaataaatgaatctTCCGCCCCGACAGGGGGCGTTAGAGAGCAGTCTGTACTGTAAAACCACTGTAAGGGCGGCTGATGTACAGGACTCTCCCAGTGTTTTCCCCAAACGAAGATGGCGGTGCAAGAAACAGCTGCTCAACTATCTATGGCTCTTAAGGTTCAAGAATATCCGACTTTGAAGGTTTGTAGTAGATTTCCTCTCCCCGCAGCACCCCGAACAGCCCGTCGGATTAGGCGAAGCTGGTGTTTGCTGCGTGTGTGGCGACTGGTGTCAACAAATTGATCCTCGATCGAGAAGTGTGCGCGTATATTCACAACACTAGCTGGCTAGCTAAAGCTAAATAAGTTAGCAAAACAACCCAGACAGGGGGAATGCGGGCTGAATGTATATTATAAATGTTTTAACGAGCTCTCCGCGTTGAATTGTCGCTCAGTTTGCTTGTCGCCTGATTAACAGCATCGATAAACGTTAGCGAGTGCTGTTAGCTTGTTTTTGTTCTTAGTGGAGAGAAGCCAGAGATATTGGATGACACTAGAATCGGTCGTGCGATCCCCAGCTCGTCTGCCACAGCCTCCCCCTGCAGGTGACTGCTGCTTCTGCTCGCCACTGGAGCAACCAAAACGGCAGCCTTCGCTGTCAAGAAGCAGCCAACATGGCCAGTTAGCTCCCAGCTAACATGACGTAAGCTGTGCTTGTGTAGATGTCACTGTAAACTAACGTGAGCTCAACCAGCAACGCAGGCACACCACCACAGATCTAGTCCCCCAGGTATCCAGATGTACAGTGTCGGTGTCTAAATAGAGTGATGATCGTCCAGGGTGGTGCTGATCAGTGTGTATGTTAGTTAACGTGAGCCACCAAGCCAAAGCAGCCAGTGTTGTGGGCTGATCTGGTAGCCACTGATCACACACACTGGAAGAATGCACATGCCTGCGAGCCTCAGCTCAGCTGAACGGGGTATGTGTGCACGCAGTTGGGTATATCGTCTTAAATGTCTTAAAATTCATAACAGCGACCGATCAGATCGGAGGAAATCGATGCACACACATAACATGTCATTTTCGGAGCATAACGTTAGCTAAATATGTGATGGCTGACATGCCACCTTTGTTCTCTGCGTCACGTTTTTTTCCTACTGGTGTAATCTAACACAGTTTGAAGTATAACGTCGATTTGGGCGCATTTCCATGTTGTTGTATAAACTACATGTGTTTAGGcgtgtgctttgtgtttttaTGCTAAATACGTGATATTGGTTTCAGTCGCTTTTTTCCTGGTACTCTGCACGCAAACAGAATCTCAATGATACAGACTCATCATTGCGTGCGAGCAGGTATAAGATGGCAAGAAAACGGGCTTTTGCATCCCGTGTTGAAACCATGAGGTCGGGTTCGGGCTTTTACAGCCTCGTTGGACCTATTGGTAATGATGTGGTAGGTAGCGTTACCTAATCACAATCACTGACTTTGATTGAGTTAGCATAGCCTTTGCTTTGCAActgtgtaggtgtggtgaaTAATTGTTATGAAATTAGGCTATTGTCCATACTTAGCTATTTGATATTGGTGCCCTAAATGTGAGGTTGTCTGCATTCTTTGCTAAACAGTATAGTCGATAATTAAATAAGACTTGGACATAATTagtaaatacattttttatagCAAAAGTAATTTTTTGTATGTAAATTAAACCTGTATTTTCGGATTTGAAACTCCGCGGATATTTTCTGTATCCATAAATGTAATTATGACTATAAGTGTCGTTGTCATTTAGCACACTTCATTAGACTGGCCTGGCCAGCTTATAAATGTTCAATAAAGCACAGCAGCGATGCGGCCCCTCTGGCACGTGGGAGCCGGAAGTGGCCTCTACGCCAACCGGAAAGGGCCGTTGCGCGTGCCAGGTGCAATTGGACTATTGCTTACCACGTAGCCCATTAGCAAATGTACTGTAGTTGGTTTAAATGCATTAGAACCTGAGGGGAAGAGGATGGAGGTTACGCAAGTGAATCTCCCGATTTTGGCAGTTAATTTAATGTAGTGACGGGCAGTAAATCCAATTAGGCTACGGTGTGCTACAAAGCCTATGAGACGTTAATAGGCTGAGTGGCTTGCGGTCATAAATTCGGTCTTCCCGGAATGAACGGAAGTGAAAACGGTCACTTGTAGGCGACCAAGCTCAATTAAAAAGTTGCTTTTGTTAAATGACTTATTCACAGTATTACTGACACTCATAGGGAAAAACCCTGTTCCGTTAATTCCATAATATAACATGGCAGACAGGCGAACCTTTGCCAGATaactagatatatatatatatatatatatatatgtgtgtgtgtgtgtgtgtgtgtgtgtgtgtgtgtgtgtgtatatgtgaaaaTTTAATTCAATACGATATTGTCCATCTTTGGCAAGTAGCAAACATTATTATGTAGGCTTAgccttttttttatttaaactcGGCACAACTCGGCTAAAGCAAACTCCACCGTTAGTCACTTGCAGCTGTCCGAAGGTGCTACCAGTAATGGTCAGAGCTGAGAGACAGATGCTAGTGGCTGTTAGTTTCACATGCCGATGAACAGCGAATGGCTTAAATGGTTGGTGCTGCTCCTGAGACGCAGAGGCGGGTGGTTTTTAAGGGCTGGTGTCACTCTTGAGAAGTGGTTTCGCGGTGGATGGCTCGGCTGATGGCCTTCAGTGTTGCATAATGATGCAGTCCCCAGATTTTCAGGTTTACTATATTTTAATTAATAGTTACATGTAACAGTAAATATCTGCTCTACTTAATAACTGAAACCAACACAAGCCCAGTTTTCTCATGGATTTAATAGACAAATTACATTGATGTTTGTCGATAACACAAACGTATTTTAACATACGACATCTGTTGATGGCTTTCAGTGGTTGATGCCACTTCTGACAGGCAGATGCCGACATCTGTGAATTCAACATGCCAGTGCTGACAGTCACAAGATTTTCCTCCAACTTATTATATGCTGTAGCTTTATGTTGGTATGACAATCtgttaattatttaattacCATATTTGTCATATGCTTAAAACGCTCCTAAGGCTGATGTCCATTTCAGTAAACCATATTTGAATCACAGGTAAACAAAGTGGTACCTTGTGGATGGATCTAATTTTTACAGCAAAACCGTTATTTTTTGCATAGAAACGGTCTGTTATTCATAACAAACCCAGGTACCTAACCTCATATAAACTATGTAATTTTGGATATTTTGGGAATCTCAAAGTAGGGATAAATACATAATACTTTGTCATTTATAATGGATATTAATTGATGGCTTACTTTATGTACAACCCATAGATAGAACCAGGATTTaggttaaatattttttttacttttaaattaGCTTGCTATGAACTCCTATTCCTAAGTTAATAACTGCATGGATTGAGTGTTCTTTAACAATGGAGAAACTATAACCATAATGCGTATTTAAAATCAGAAGAAATATTTGGTAAATCAGGcctattctttttttttcttgtcagTAAATAATGTGGAACTTGTTGGGGGTTCACAGTGCTCGGAGTGATGGGGTTAATTGCTTCAAGTAAACATGCACATTTTAGTTTGTTTAAAGTAACAAACAGTGTGACTCTCAGTGCAGCTGGCAAGCAAAAGGCAAAAATGTTGTGTGTTTCACTTGTAACCACAAAGCAAAAGTTATCTTTGCTCTAGGCTGATCTGGTTGGTTACAAAAccttgtgtgtgtaatataataatttatataattttatatattccACAGGTTCCTTATGAGACCTTAAATAAACGCTTCCGTGCGGCTCAGAAAAACATAGACCGGGAGACTAGTCACGTGACCATGGTGGTTGCTGAGCTGGAGAAGACCCTCAGTAGTTCCTTTCCCGTGGTGGATTCTGTGGTCTCACTTCTCGATGGAGTGGTCGAAAAGCTGAGTGCACTCAAACGGAAGGTGAGCACCAGGGGCAAAAGTTTCTCATTAATACATTAAACATAATATAAAGTAaaaactttaaaaaataaagcaaATGGATAGATAGTGTGCACTTTCGTTGCCTTCTCAATGAGCTCGATCGCATGTTTCCGGTTGGTCGGATACTCCGTCTGAAgtgctgtgggcggggctgagCTCTAACGGGGGGCGTTCTGTTCTAAAGGCGGCTGAGTCCATTCAGGCGGAGGACGACAGCGCCAAGTTGTGTAAGCGTCGCATCGAACACTTGAAGGAGCACAGCAGTGACCAGCCGGCCGGCGTGAGCGCGTGGAAGAGGAAGCGCATGGACCGAATGATGGTGGAACACCTGCTGCGTTGTGGCTACTACAACACCGCGGTCAAGCTGGCGCGTCAGAGCGACATCGAGGTAGGCCCGCACCTCGCCCAGCGCCCACCACGGTGGTCAACCTCTGAAACACCAGGCTTATTATTCTGTTGTTCCTTTCAATGCATGGCGGCAACCACAGCAATGTATATTAACTAAATTGGATTGAATATGAAAGGTTTGTAGTTACAAGAGCGAGGGCCGAGACTCTGGAGGCACCAGCAGGTCCGTAGTGTGTAAGAGGTGGTTAAATAAGAGCGGTCTTATGAATTTTAATTTGTGACAAAAAATAATGGGTTTCTAAATATATTACATGACAGCGTAAAGAGAAGTTTGCTAGGACTAAATCAACGGATCATTTTTCACAGGTTCTAGCTACTCGTTTGGGAGGGTTTGTGCGTAAGGCTAGTTGTTTATTTCCTCTTGACGATTAATTCTTCTGAACATATTATTTTTATAGGATTTGGTCAATATTGAGATGTTCCTTACTGCAAAGGAAGTAGAGGAATCCCTTGAAAGACAGGAAACATCCACGTGTCTGGCCTGGTGCCATGACAACAAGTCTCGTTTACGGAAAATGAAGGTAAGGCCTCTTGGCTTGGAAGGTTGTGTTATTCATTCCTTCTTTCTGTTTCATTCCTCTTCTGGTTTTCTGAAGTGATTACATTTTCGCCCATGTTTGTCAGTGTAAAGAACTGTTGGGTAGATGCATATCATTGATTTAGTAAGCTGTTTTATAGACTGTCACTTTTAGACTCTGCAAAATTTTTAATGGGCAATTTTATAATGCAGAGCTGTTTGGAGTTCAGTCTGAGGATCCAGGAGTTTATTGAGCTCATTCGACAGAACAAACGCATGGATGCAGTAAGGTATGGTGGCCTGCAGGAACCTCAAACATCTCCACAGGTTTATATTTAACCGTATTTGACAATACAGAAGAAACGAGCATCTACCGCACTTTGAGAAAACACTTTATTTGCTGTAGACATGCACGGAAACACTTCAGCCAAGCAGAAGGTGGGCAGCTGGATGAGGTTCGACAGGTGATGGGCATGCTGGCCTTCCCCTCCGATACGCACATCTCCCCATACAAGGCAAGTTTTCACACCGCTCGCTGAAGCTCTTTTATAGTAGTGATCTGTTTTCTAGGTCCACAGTGAATTGAAAACTATCGTTTTTAGGCATCAGGAGTGAGTCAGGTTGAAATAGTTTGGAATGAGCTGCTTGTTTCTTGTAGGATCTTCTGGATCCTGGCCGCTGGAAAATGCTGATCCAACAATTCAGATATGACAACTACAGATTACACCAGCTGGGAAACAATTCTGTGTTCaccatcactctgcaggcaggCCTGTCCGCCATCAAAACCCCGTATCCTTTCAGCAGCGGCCTCAGTTACGACCAGCATGTCTCATGACGCGCTTAGCAGGCGTCGACGAGTGCTGCCACCATTcagtatttaaatattttcaatATTTATTTTCATGTGAATTGTTCTTCCAGAAGCCCAGTGCAATTTCATGTCCTTAACTCTTGGGGCACAGGCAATGTTACAAAGAGGATGGTACCTCAAAAAACCCGGACTGCCCCGTTTGCAGCAAGTCACTAAACAAGTTGGCTCAACCTCTACCCATGGCCCACTGTGCAAACTCACGTCTAGTGTGTAAAATCTCGGGCGAGGTCATGAATGAGAACAATCCACCCATGATGCTGCCTAACGGCTATGTTTATGGATACAATGTAAGTAGAGAGCGGTTGAAGGACCTTCTGGTTATCTAACCTTCTCAAATGATTGTGAGGGATCTCAAAATGCACGGAAAATTTACATTCTCTCCATTTGTTTGTGCTTCCTTTTGCAGTCCCTCTTGTCTATTCGTCAAGATGACAAAGTAGTGTGCCCCAGAACCAAAGAAGTCTTCAGCTTCTCCCAGGCTGAGAAGGTCTATATCATGTGATGAGGCCTCCAGACGGTAGATCTTGGTTCTTTATGACGGCACCCTGGGCTGGGTGAATCCCAGGGTGACTAGTTCAAGGGCCTCAGTTCCCCTGCCCATATTCCATGAGACTGATTTCAGTTGTCAACATGCCCTCTGCTGACCTGCAAAACCTTTACTGAAGGGAAGGTTTAGAATCCATCTGAGGATTTACCATGCAACTGAATGGTAAAAAATAGGGAAGAACACCTGTCATTTCATCAAGGTTGATATTTTGCCATTTCCTTTTTGGGGCTCTTTACAGTTGTGTGGTGAGGTCAAAAGGACATGACTTCATATCGTATACCTGAGATCTGCTTTTTTATGTGTTTAAAAAAACTGActtcattgttttttttgttagttttttcttCATTAAGGGCGCCCATTTTGCAACTCTCTTTTTAGAAGGGATTGTGAAGGGGTCATAATAGGGATAACTTTCTAATGCCTTGTTTAAGCACCTGTGAAATCTGTTATCACGTGTTGAATACTGGCACATTCTGACAAACTTGCTCATCATCCATACAGTTACCTGTTAGAAAGTATAGTAGCATCAGTGGCAATATTTCTCATATATTTCTTGGTTGGTGTTACTAGATGTAGAAGGACATCATGATGTGGGTAGCTATCTGTAAAGGGTTGTTAATTGACATTTTACATTACATGCTGTGTTAGACGTATCAGTGACTGGAAACAACATCACTTGCAGTTCATCAAATAAAGCCTCGTAATCTCATGACCAAAGTCAAGCTGTTAGGTCAGGTGTAGCTGGATTACATTGTGAAAACTCAAAACTTTCAAGGTTGCTTTGTAAGGAAATGTGTACCTTACAAAAAATTATCAGTTGTGACACTATCGATGACCTGATGCCAAATTTAGTGGTGTTTTTGGGATTAAAGATGCATTCATTTACCAAAGTGGTCTGTGGTGTCTGGATCTCAGGTTAGATTCGTCTCATACACAGTACACTGTATAGTCTGACGCAGTATGTCTTCATACCTCACAAGGCTGTTACTTCAAATTTTCCTAAATAGGTTGTCttcctttttttttgtgttaGGTCTTAATGGTAAGGGCTACGTGGGCTTGGGACTGATGTGGTTCATGGTTGTAATCAGTCACTTGTCATTTTAATTGTGTGCTCCAGAAAATGTTTGtcattcaaaataaattgtaatgCATTGTCGGTCAAGAAcacattttctatttaaaagtcagtttttttcCTCAGATTTCACAGGAGCATCTGCAGGGTAACTGATGGGTAGTCTAATGCCACCCAGAGCCTACTTTGTAAGCACAccaccagttttttttttcctttgtatCAGCAAGTTGCTTCCAAATGTGCTATTTTATCGTAAGTGTGGAAAAGATAACTAGATACTTCTCCTGCATGTGTATATTCTTAGGGTAGTTGAGTTGTTCATGTCTAGTCACCAATAAAAAATTATTTGATTAAATCGTGTAGATGTCTCTGGTGGGGAAAAAAGCACGTTTGTGGAACGCAAATCCATCAGTTGCATGAGGTTAAAGGTATATGGGATAACCAtacttttttttgggggggggcagcttGTTTTGATGAGGAGAAGAAAGTGGCGTGAGGGGAAGTATAATTAGTCACATCCAGGTCCAGATCAGGATTACATACACTAAAATATTTAGTTTAACGTTCAAATTGAACTTCTGGCTACTACATTGTACAAAAAAACGTTAAAAAACGACACTGATATTAAGAAAATAAGTTTAGAAAAACATTCGTAATGGCAAATAATCGTATTCAAAAGACCAAACAGTGATCGCGAGCAGCGCAGCACAGACGGTTGCCTAGCTACCCGTTGGATGCGCGAGGAGCCCTCCAGGTGCCAATTGAACAGAAACCACCCCGACTAAACATGGCCAGTACGTAGTGTGTCCTCGCACCTCTTAGTCTTACTTTTAGCTTTTTTAACCATAGTAGTTGTTTGAATCTTTATTTGTGTTCTGCTAATGCCTAGTTAGCTCTGCTAATGCCTAAACTGCCGAGTTAGCTAACCTAGTAGCAAGATTACAGGCTACCAAAAAGGAAGGGAAGAGCTAGTTAATCAGATAGTAGCCAATTATGAATCTTTCATTTGAGGTGAAAGCCAGCTTAGTTAACTAGTCAAAATAAAATGGCTTATAAACAGCATGATGACTTTTGTACGGAAGAGGATTAGGGccactataaaaataaaaaaatggggCATTGGGATTCATGCGACAGATCGGTTTGAATTTCTCTcccaagcaaaaaaaaaagtgatatCATTCTGTAATTATACTGTAATTAACCCTGACACGACTA
Encoded here:
- the maea gene encoding E3 ubiquitin-protein transferase MAEA isoform X1, translating into MAVQETAAQLSMALKVQEYPTLKVPYETLNKRFRAAQKNIDRETSHVTMVVAELEKTLSSSFPVVDSVVSLLDGVVEKLSALKRKAAESIQAEDDSAKLCKRRIEHLKEHSSDQPAGVSAWKRKRMDRMMVEHLLRCGYYNTAVKLARQSDIEDLVNIEMFLTAKEVEESLERQETSTCLAWCHDNKSRLRKMKSCLEFSLRIQEFIELIRQNKRMDAVRHARKHFSQAEGGQLDEVRQVMGMLAFPSDTHISPYKDLLDPGRWKMLIQQFRYDNYRLHQLGNNSVFTITLQAGLSAIKTPQCYKEDGTSKNPDCPVCSKSLNKLAQPLPMAHCANSRLVCKISGEVMNENNPPMMLPNGYVYGYNSLLSIRQDDKVVCPRTKEVFSFSQAEKVYIM
- the maea gene encoding E3 ubiquitin-protein transferase MAEA isoform X2, whose translation is MVVAELEKTLSSSFPVVDSVVSLLDGVVEKLSALKRKAAESIQAEDDSAKLCKRRIEHLKEHSSDQPAGVSAWKRKRMDRMMVEHLLRCGYYNTAVKLARQSDIEDLVNIEMFLTAKEVEESLERQETSTCLAWCHDNKSRLRKMKSCLEFSLRIQEFIELIRQNKRMDAVRHARKHFSQAEGGQLDEVRQVMGMLAFPSDTHISPYKDLLDPGRWKMLIQQFRYDNYRLHQLGNNSVFTITLQAGLSAIKTPQCYKEDGTSKNPDCPVCSKSLNKLAQPLPMAHCANSRLVCKISGEVMNENNPPMMLPNGYVYGYNSLLSIRQDDKVVCPRTKEVFSFSQAEKVYIM